A window of Chryseobacterium shandongense genomic DNA:
AGATCAATGGTAACTTTGGTTTTCAAATCATCTCCTATTCTTTCAAAATCAGGATCTGCCGGAATATTAAAAGTGATGTACAAATCACCGTTCGGACCACCATTGTAGCCGGGACTTCCGTGGCCTTTCAATTTAATCTGCTGGCCATCGTACACGCCTGCCGGAATGGTAATTCTCACCTTTTTTCCATTAATATCAAAAGTCTGCTGATGAGTGGTGGCAGCATCCTTCAGACTGAGATTCAATTCTGCGTGTACATCCTGACCTTTAAATTTTCCTGATGCACTTCCTCGTGAATTTCTTCCGAATCCGCCGGAACCACCGAACATACTTTGGAAAAAGTCTGAAAAGTCCTCCCCACCTCCGAAATCCGCCTCCGAAAATCCGCCTTCATAATCATTTCCGCGACCTTGATACTGTCTTTGCTGCTGTTGCTGTGCTTTTTCGTATTCTTCACCATGCTTCCAGTGTTCGCCGTATTTATCATATTTAGCACGGTTTTCAGGATTACTCAGCACTTCATTAGCTTCGTTGATTTCCTTGAATTTTCTTTCCGCTTCCTTATCATCTGGATTAAGATCCGGATGCAGTTTTCTCGCCAGCTTGCGATACGCTTTTTTGATATCTTCCTGACTTGCGTTTTTATCTACACCTAAAATTTTATAGTAGTCTATATAAGCCATAGAAACGATTTTACTCAAATTTAAGCATTTTAGAGACGAAATTTATATAATGAAGTGTTAAAAATAAAGCTATCTTTGATTAAAAAGCGCTCTATGAAAGAAGTGTTGAAAAACTACTCAGGAATCCTGCTTTTGCTTCTGGGAATCGTGATCGGAAGTATTATCGGAATTATTGCACCCCAAACGGTCAATTATATAAAACCGTTGGGAGATATTTTCCTGAATTTACTTTTTGTAAGTGTTGTTCCTCTAGTTTTCTTTGCCGTCTCCAATTCCATTGCTTCACTGGAACAGCAGTCGAAATTCGGGAAAATCATGATAACCATGGCATTCACTTTTCTTTTTTTCATTTTAACGGCAGCAATTTTTACCATTTGCGCGGTTTATTTGTTTCCGGTTTCGGGAGTTTCCGGAAGTAAGGAGCTTATAGAAGATGTGACTTCCGAAGAAAGCTGGGGCAACAGGATTGTGAGCTTTTTTACGGTAGGTGAATTTACACAGCTCTTTTCACGGCAGAATATGCTTGCGCTACTTATTTTCGCTTTCATGACAGGATTTTCAGCGAGAAAGGCCGGAGAAAAAGGACAATCTTTCAGGATGTTTATTGCTTCCGGATATGAAGTCATGAAAGAACTCTTATTATTGATAATGAAAGCTGCTCCTATTGGTCTTGGTGCTTATTTCGCTTATCAGGTAGCCACACTGGGACCGCAGCTTTTCGGATTTTACGCCAAGCCTCTCGGACTTTATTATATAGCAGGAGTCATCTATTTTCTTTTGTTTTTTTCCATCTACGCTTTTATGGCAGGAGGAATCAATGGTGTTAAAAATTTCTGGAAAAACGCTATCTATCCAACAGCAACAGCACTGAGCACCTGCAGCAGCTTTGCCACCATGCCGGCTAATTTGCAGGCAGCATCCAAACTCGGTATTCCCAGTCAGATTTTCAATATTGTGATCCCCATCGGGACTACGCTTCATAAGAACGGATCTTCCATGTCATCGATCATTAAGATCTACGTTGCATTTATGATTATCGGAAGAGATTTTTTTGATCCGATGAATCTTCTTTTAGCATTAGGCATTACGGTTTTCGTGAGTATTGTAGCGGGAGGAATTCCCAATGGCGGATATATTGGTGAGATGCTGATGATTTCAGTCTATAAACTGCCACAGGAAGCCATTCCGGCGGTGATGATCATCGGAACGTTGGTGGATCCTTTAGCAACCGTTCTTAACGCAGTTGGTCAATTGGTAGCTTCGATGTTTGTCAATCGGTTTGTGAAAGTTTGATTTTTTCCCTAAAACACAAATTACACAAAATCTTGTTCGAGAATTTCACTTTATAGCTCAAACATCTGCGTAATCTGCCAAATCTACGGGAGGTTTTTAAATGTAAGATTGAACTGTTTCTCTATCTCGGTGATTTTGCTGATCAAGGAAATTTATTCACTGCGCTTTACAGGTTGTAAATTATTAAGTTCTTCCGGTGTGAAGAGTGTATAAATAACTTTGAATGTTTTTCCGAGCGGGGTTTCTAAAGAGAATCCTCCTGGTCCGAAACCATCGGTAACATCGAGTGTAAAATGGGAATACTGCCAGTATTCGAATAGGTCGCGGTCGATCCAGAATTCATGTCCGTTGATGGTACCAATCATGGCATCATTCATTCTGGGGAAAAATCCGCCTTTCTCGAAACACTGCGGCTGCGTACCTTCACAGCATCCTCCGGCCTGATAAAACATCAGATGTCCATATTTTTTCTCCAGTTCCCAGATTACTTCCAGGGCTTCTTCTGTAGCGGAGAGTCTTGCTATTTTAGGTTTCATAGTATTCTTTTTTTTATTGATGTTCTTTTGTCTTAAAACAAAAGAACCAAAAATTCAAGACCTGGAAGCTGCGGCTAAAAATGAATCCTGTTCTCTAAAAATTCTAAAACTTGCGCGAATTCAGTATTTGCTCTTCGGCTCAATATTGTTCTCGCGCTTCAAACAGTAGAATTTTCTTTACGTTCACAGAATTAATTTTCTTAACGCCTTCGCTTCCTAAGTCGTTTATAAAGTTAAAAAGTTTCGGCGAAATTTCATTTCGCCGAAACCATACATTTATTCAATTTAATCCGAACTTCCGGCTATATCAAGAACGATTCTGCCATCGATCTGTCCTTTTTTCATTTTATCAAAAACATCATTGATGTCTTCCAGTTTTGCCGGGGTCACGGTTGCCTTTACCAATCCTTCGTTGGCAAAATCAAGCGCTTCCTGAAGGTCTTTTCTCGTTCCGACGATGGAACCTCTCACCGTGATCCTTTTGAGAACCGTCTCGAAAATCGGAAGCTCAAATGATCCTGGCGGAAGTCCGTTCAGCGCAATGGTTCCTTTTCTTCTTAATACATCAATCCCCTGCTTGAAAGCGATCGGAGAGACTGCCGTAATCAACGCACCGTGCATTCCGCCGACTTCTTTATGTAAATATTCACCGGGATCTGTGTTCCTGGCATTGACTACCATATCTGCTCCTAATTTTTTCGCCAGTTCCAGCTTATCATCTACCACATCAATTGCTGCGACATGCATTCCCATTGCTTTGGCATACTGAACCGCAACATGCCCCAATCCTCCGATTCCGGAAATGGCAACCCACTCCCCAGGTTTTGTTTCTGTTTCTTTTAATCCTTTGTAAACGGTAACGCCTGCACAAAGAATCGGTGCAATTTCTAAAAAGTTGACATCACTTTTCAAGTGCCCCACATATCTTGAGTCTGCAATGACGTATTCTGCAAAACCACCGTCTACGCTGTATCCTCCATTTTTCTGCGCTTCGCAAAGGGTTTCCCATCCTGTAATACAATAGTCGCAGCATCCGCATGCGGAATACAGCCAGGGAACTCCCACGGCATCTCCTTCTTTTACGTAGGCTTCAGGACCGCATGCTACTACAATTCCTACGCCTTCATGTCCGGGAATTAAGGGCATTTTAGGTTTGGCCGGCCAGTCACCGTCAACGGCATGAAGATCGGTATGGCATACTCCACAAGCGATTACTTTTACCAGCACTTCATATCTTCCGGGTTCACGCACCGGAACTTCTTCAATTTTTAACGGCTGACCGTACCCTTGTACCACCGCCGCTTTCATTGTTTTTGGTATCATATTCTGAGTTTTGAATTAGTTTTTATTTTTTATTGGAAAATCGTTGTAATCTGCGTGGAAAGGTTATTCTAATTTTATAATGAATGTTGTTTTTATTTCGCGCGGATTGCGCAGATTTCGCAGATTATTCTTTATAAAAAAGTTTATTTGATTTAGTTTTTAATTTAACACAAAGTCCGAAGATTTTTTAATACTATGTGTTTTTTAAGTTCGCAAAGGCGTTACACTTAACTAAGATCGCTAAGAATTTCCTTCATTTTTATTTCTATACTAAATTACTTTGTGGAATCTAAAGAATCATATAAGTCTAATTTCACTTAACATAAAGAGCATAAATTTTTTATGTTACTCTTGATTTCGGTAATTCTATCTGTCTGGATATTCATGAGACGACGAATCATTGCGTGAGGGATAGGAAGGGCGGCGAGGAACGAGCCGGTGCGGAGCGAAGCGGAGCACCGAAACGAAGTGTAGCCCTGGATAGCCCGACCTTTTTCCCCGGCCTTCGGCCGGGGAAAAAGGGCACGCCCTGGTATTTAAAATTAAAAAAATCCTAATTTGTTCTTGTTGTACGAAATAAGCATATTTTTTGTCTGGCGGTAATGGTCCAACATCATTTTGTGATTTTCTCTGCCGATTCCGGATT
This region includes:
- a CDS encoding DUF779 domain-containing protein, whose translation is MKPKIARLSATEEALEVIWELEKKYGHLMFYQAGGCCEGTQPQCFEKGGFFPRMNDAMIGTINGHEFWIDRDLFEYWQYSHFTLDVTDGFGPGGFSLETPLGKTFKVIYTLFTPEELNNLQPVKRSE
- a CDS encoding dicarboxylate/amino acid:cation symporter, whose amino-acid sequence is MKEVLKNYSGILLLLLGIVIGSIIGIIAPQTVNYIKPLGDIFLNLLFVSVVPLVFFAVSNSIASLEQQSKFGKIMITMAFTFLFFILTAAIFTICAVYLFPVSGVSGSKELIEDVTSEESWGNRIVSFFTVGEFTQLFSRQNMLALLIFAFMTGFSARKAGEKGQSFRMFIASGYEVMKELLLLIMKAAPIGLGAYFAYQVATLGPQLFGFYAKPLGLYYIAGVIYFLLFFSIYAFMAGGINGVKNFWKNAIYPTATALSTCSSFATMPANLQAASKLGIPSQIFNIVIPIGTTLHKNGSSMSSIIKIYVAFMIIGRDFFDPMNLLLALGITVFVSIVAGGIPNGGYIGEMLMISVYKLPQEAIPAVMIIGTLVDPLATVLNAVGQLVASMFVNRFVKV
- a CDS encoding DnaJ C-terminal domain-containing protein is translated as MAYIDYYKILGVDKNASQEDIKKAYRKLARKLHPDLNPDDKEAERKFKEINEANEVLSNPENRAKYDKYGEHWKHGEEYEKAQQQQQRQYQGRGNDYEGGFSEADFGGGEDFSDFFQSMFGGSGGFGRNSRGSASGKFKGQDVHAELNLSLKDAATTHQQTFDINGKKVRITIPAGVYDGQQIKLKGHGSPGYNGGPNGDLYITFNIPADPDFERIGDDLKTKVTIDLYTAVLGGDVKVNTLTGSVNLKVKPETQNGTTVRLKGKGFPVYKKEGEFGDLFVTYDVKLPTNLTDKQKQLFEQLKNS
- the adhP gene encoding alcohol dehydrogenase AdhP, whose product is MIPKTMKAAVVQGYGQPLKIEEVPVREPGRYEVLVKVIACGVCHTDLHAVDGDWPAKPKMPLIPGHEGVGIVVACGPEAYVKEGDAVGVPWLYSACGCCDYCITGWETLCEAQKNGGYSVDGGFAEYVIADSRYVGHLKSDVNFLEIAPILCAGVTVYKGLKETETKPGEWVAISGIGGLGHVAVQYAKAMGMHVAAIDVVDDKLELAKKLGADMVVNARNTDPGEYLHKEVGGMHGALITAVSPIAFKQGIDVLRRKGTIALNGLPPGSFELPIFETVLKRITVRGSIVGTRKDLQEALDFANEGLVKATVTPAKLEDINDVFDKMKKGQIDGRIVLDIAGSSD